A single genomic interval of Devosia oryziradicis harbors:
- a CDS encoding acrylyl-CoA reductase family protein, with product MSYRALVTDRDADGKVTSSVQIIDNTRLPDGDVTVDIDWAGLNYKDGLCLTGGGGLVRNYPHIGGIDFAGTVRNSSDPRYKVDDAVLLTGWRVGETHWGGYAERARVHADWLVPLPHGMSTRDVMIVGTAGLTAMLAIDRLEAGGLTPEAGEVLVTGAAGGVGTIATSLLTRLGYHVTALSGRPQHADALRALGAATVIDRTEFLGQPDKPLESARFAAAIDSVGGRVLSKLLRQVKYGGQVASVGNAGGIELSTNVLPFILRGVSLLGIDSVMQPYATRVKAWRRIALTLDLAAYAGLVREIGLEDLPAAAEHILAGEIKGRVLVRPR from the coding sequence ATGAGCTACCGCGCGCTGGTCACCGACAGGGATGCCGACGGCAAGGTGACATCGTCGGTACAGATCATCGACAATACGCGCCTGCCCGACGGCGACGTAACCGTGGACATCGATTGGGCTGGCCTCAACTACAAGGACGGCCTGTGCCTCACCGGCGGAGGTGGGCTGGTGCGCAACTACCCCCATATCGGCGGCATCGATTTTGCCGGCACGGTGCGCAACAGCAGCGACCCCCGCTACAAGGTAGACGATGCCGTGCTCCTCACGGGCTGGCGCGTCGGCGAAACCCACTGGGGTGGCTATGCCGAGCGGGCCCGTGTGCATGCCGACTGGCTGGTCCCGCTGCCGCACGGCATGAGCACGCGCGACGTCATGATTGTCGGCACCGCGGGCCTTACCGCCATGCTGGCCATCGACCGGCTAGAAGCTGGGGGACTGACGCCCGAAGCCGGCGAGGTGCTGGTGACGGGCGCTGCGGGTGGCGTCGGGACGATCGCCACGAGCCTGCTGACCCGGTTGGGCTATCACGTCACCGCTCTTTCGGGCCGGCCGCAGCACGCCGACGCCCTTCGCGCCCTTGGCGCAGCGACGGTCATCGATCGTACAGAATTCCTGGGCCAGCCAGACAAGCCCCTGGAATCGGCGCGGTTCGCCGCTGCCATCGACAGCGTCGGCGGCCGGGTATTGAGCAAGCTGCTCAGGCAGGTCAAGTATGGTGGCCAGGTGGCCAGCGTCGGCAATGCCGGAGGCATCGAACTCTCGACCAACGTCCTGCCGTTCATCTTGCGCGGGGTCAGCCTGCTGGGCATCGACAGCGTCATGCAACCCTATGCAACCCGCGTAAAGGCCTGGCGCCGCATCGCCCTGACGCTCGATCTGGCTGCCTATGCCGGCCTGGTGCGGGAGATCGGGCTGGAGGATCTGCCGGCCGCGGCGGAACACATCCTAGCCGGCGAGATCAAGGGCCGGGTGCTGGTGCGCCCGCGCTAG
- a CDS encoding ArsR/SmtB family transcription factor, giving the protein MNSPSDAQISVIAETYRLLGDPTRLRVLLACLAAPIAVGDIAKTVNASPSLVSHHLRLLRAARLVRGTRRNKQVFYETADQHIARMLADMVEHAMEDYGEDSDS; this is encoded by the coding sequence TTGAACTCACCCAGCGACGCCCAGATTTCCGTCATTGCTGAAACCTATCGCCTGCTGGGCGATCCGACACGGCTGCGCGTGCTGCTTGCGTGTCTCGCCGCGCCGATTGCGGTGGGCGACATCGCCAAGACGGTCAATGCTTCGCCGTCGCTGGTCAGTCACCATTTGCGGCTGTTGCGGGCGGCGCGGCTGGTGCGCGGAACGCGACGCAATAAACAGGTGTTCTACGAGACAGCCGACCAGCATATCGCGCGCATGCTGGCCGACATGGTCGAGCATGCGATGGAAGACTACGGCGAAGACAGCGACAGCTGA
- a CDS encoding cation diffusion facilitator family transporter — translation MAKGSKEQGPMGHGHDHAGHEHDHAGHENDHAHDHDYNGHDHAHDNHGSHDHAGHAHSHAPTVSAGNERVVLIGFLLTAGFMVAEVVAGLLSGSLALIADAGHMLTDAAALLLAWAAFRFGRRASDGKRTFGYMRLEVVAGLINAVTLFALTGWILWESVQRLLDPHEVLAGPMLLVACLGLVINVVVFLVLSRGDKSHVNIRGAMVHVLGDLLGSVGAIAAAVIIWLTGWMPIDPILSVIVSLLILRSGWTLFRGSLHILMEGTPGNVVIEDLSRALVAKVPGLVAVRHVHVWSITSGRPVATLEIALAPGADAGAVTQATKAALRADYGISHATVEIVWDAKAPACALAPDAVP, via the coding sequence ATGGCGAAGGGCAGCAAGGAACAGGGGCCGATGGGGCATGGGCATGACCATGCCGGCCATGAGCACGACCATGCGGGCCATGAGAACGACCATGCTCATGACCACGATTACAACGGTCACGATCACGCCCACGACAATCACGGGTCGCATGACCATGCCGGGCACGCCCACAGCCATGCCCCCACGGTCAGCGCGGGCAATGAGCGCGTGGTGCTGATCGGCTTCCTGCTCACGGCCGGCTTCATGGTGGCCGAGGTCGTGGCGGGGTTGCTCTCGGGCTCGCTGGCGCTGATTGCCGATGCCGGGCACATGCTGACCGATGCGGCTGCGCTGCTGCTTGCCTGGGCCGCGTTTCGCTTCGGCCGCCGGGCTTCAGATGGCAAGCGCACCTTTGGCTATATGCGGCTCGAGGTCGTGGCCGGGCTGATCAATGCGGTAACGCTGTTCGCGCTGACCGGATGGATCCTGTGGGAATCGGTGCAGCGCCTGCTCGATCCGCATGAGGTGCTGGCAGGCCCGATGCTGCTGGTGGCCTGCCTGGGCCTGGTCATCAACGTGGTCGTGTTTCTGGTGCTCTCACGCGGCGACAAGAGCCACGTCAATATCCGCGGCGCCATGGTGCATGTGCTGGGTGACCTTCTCGGCTCAGTCGGCGCCATCGCGGCAGCCGTGATCATATGGCTCACCGGCTGGATGCCCATAGACCCCATCCTTTCGGTGATCGTGAGCCTGCTCATCCTGCGTAGCGGCTGGACCCTGTTCCGCGGCTCGCTGCATATCCTGATGGAAGGCACGCCGGGTAACGTGGTGATCGAGGATTTGAGCCGGGCGCTGGTCGCCAAGGTGCCCGGACTTGTCGCGGTGCGGCATGTGCATGTGTGGTCCATCACTTCGGGCCGGCCGGTGGCAACGCTCGAAATCGCGCTGGCGCCGGGCGCCGATGCCGGGGCGGTCACCCAGGCTACCAAGGCGGCCCTGCGCGCCGACTACGGCATTAGTCACGCGACCGTCGAGATCGTCTGGGACGCCAAGGCACCTGCCTGTGCGTTGGCGCCCGATGCGGTTCCCTAG
- a CDS encoding carbohydrate ABC transporter permease: MADISRKRQSVISPLQWLSLVIVALFVIVPFYTTALGGFKEIGELRVNPFGLPASWDPVRFVEILGGPRYFSSLGNSLLIAVGTVVLSTLVASMTAFALAHIKFFGSKFILGYLMLGLLFPTATGILPLFIKMRDLGMLDSHWGIIIVQVAFSVSFSVLLFHNFFKELPKELVDAARMDNCGYIKIYWYVTLPLSLPIIATVGVFNFVGSWNSFLLPLIVLNSEAKYTWPLGIMQFQGQYGSDWPRILAFLTLSIMPAIAFFLLAQRYIISGLTGGAVKG, translated from the coding sequence ATGGCCGACATCTCCCGCAAGCGCCAGTCGGTCATCTCGCCCCTGCAGTGGCTGAGCCTGGTTATCGTGGCGCTCTTCGTCATCGTGCCATTCTACACCACCGCCCTGGGCGGCTTCAAAGAGATCGGCGAACTGCGCGTCAATCCGTTCGGGCTGCCGGCCAGCTGGGACCCGGTCCGCTTCGTCGAAATCCTGGGCGGGCCGCGCTATTTCTCCTCGCTGGGCAACTCCCTGCTGATCGCCGTGGGCACGGTGGTCCTGTCCACCCTGGTCGCCTCCATGACGGCCTTTGCCCTGGCCCATATCAAGTTCTTTGGCAGCAAGTTCATTCTGGGCTATCTGATGCTGGGCCTGCTCTTTCCCACGGCCACCGGCATCCTGCCGCTCTTCATCAAGATGCGTGACCTAGGGATGCTCGACAGCCACTGGGGCATCATCATTGTCCAGGTGGCGTTCAGCGTGTCCTTCTCGGTGCTGCTGTTCCACAATTTCTTCAAGGAACTGCCCAAGGAACTGGTTGATGCCGCACGCATGGACAATTGCGGCTACATCAAAATCTACTGGTATGTGACCCTGCCGCTGAGCCTGCCGATCATTGCCACCGTCGGTGTGTTCAATTTCGTCGGCAGCTGGAACAGTTTCCTGCTGCCGCTGATCGTGCTTAACAGCGAGGCGAAATATACCTGGCCGCTCGGCATCATGCAGTTCCAGGGCCAGTACGGGTCCGACTGGCCGCGCATCCTGGCCTTCCTGACGCTTTCCATCATGCCGGCCATCGCCTTCTTCCTCCTGGCTCAGCGCTACATCATCTCGGGCCTCACGGGCGGCGCGGTAAAGGGCTAG
- a CDS encoding carbohydrate ABC transporter permease, with amino-acid sequence MASVATGADMVTAVIPRRRRYMERKSLLPLLLFLPPALILFTVFVVLPMVDAATFSFFDWNGYGPITDFVGFENYADVVTHRNFGTAVRNSLIVVAVSLLIQLPLAMWCAIALAERGVHINVLRVLFFLPYMLAEVAAGLIWKFVYDGNYGLLPAIGSAIGVDMPFVLGDKLWVIPAIMLVITWKYFGFHMMIFIAGLQSIPNEVIEAARLDGVKKWQIVRHIKIPMIRSAIVISVFFAITGALQLFDLIIPLSNGGPSHSSHTIVTFLYQFGILRMKLGFGGAVSVILFIACVIVALAYRRILFRVEQN; translated from the coding sequence ATGGCAAGCGTTGCCACTGGCGCAGACATGGTGACCGCGGTCATCCCGCGCCGCCGCCGCTACATGGAGCGCAAGAGCCTGCTGCCGCTGCTGCTCTTCCTGCCGCCGGCGCTGATTCTGTTCACGGTCTTCGTCGTCCTGCCCATGGTCGATGCCGCCACCTTCTCGTTCTTTGACTGGAACGGCTATGGCCCCATCACCGATTTCGTCGGTTTCGAAAACTATGCCGACGTGGTGACCCACCGCAATTTCGGCACGGCGGTGCGCAACAGCCTGATCGTCGTTGCAGTTTCGCTGTTGATCCAGCTGCCCCTGGCCATGTGGTGCGCCATCGCGCTAGCCGAGCGCGGGGTCCATATCAATGTGCTGCGCGTGCTGTTCTTCCTGCCCTATATGCTGGCTGAGGTGGCGGCCGGCCTGATCTGGAAATTCGTGTACGACGGCAATTACGGCCTGCTGCCGGCCATCGGCAGCGCCATTGGCGTCGATATGCCCTTCGTGCTGGGCGACAAGCTCTGGGTGATCCCCGCCATCATGCTGGTCATCACCTGGAAGTATTTTGGCTTCCACATGATGATCTTCATTGCCGGCCTTCAATCCATCCCCAACGAAGTCATCGAGGCGGCCCGGCTCGACGGCGTCAAGAAGTGGCAGATCGTCCGCCACATCAAGATCCCGATGATCCGCTCGGCCATCGTCATCTCGGTCTTTTTCGCCATAACCGGCGCGCTGCAGCTGTTCGACCTGATCATTCCGCTCAGCAATGGTGGCCCGTCCCATTCGAGCCACACCATCGTGACCTTCCTCTACCAGTTCGGCATCCTGCGCATGAAGCTTGGCTTTGGTGGTGCGGTCAGCGTGATCCTGTTTATCGCCTGCGTGATCGTGGCGCTGGCCTATCGTCGCATTCTCTTCAGGGTGGAGCAGAACTGA
- a CDS encoding extracellular solute-binding protein — protein sequence MKRFALAAMLGLALAMPVQAQTVVKHLHITTIPAEVELMNSIAADFMAQNPDIKVELPFLENEAFKAKLTTLLQSADAPDVFHSWGGGVFYEQAAAGVLRPIEDVLSDEAKANVGTAGVSAFTAPDGHLYGVARDVSEVVLWYNKTLFEKAGVDPASMSTWDGFLAGVQKFKDAGITPIAIGAKDKWPAHFWWSKLVVRLAGQEGFEAAARGEGDGFAGEDFVKAGEYFLQLAALDPWQEGFLAATYGDASGYFGDGQAAMHLMGDWDYGAMKDNSANKAGIPDEELGILPFPTIEGGKGDPTDTLGGLGGVLFSKNASDAAIKWIEFFNSPENQAKYAKEAYYIPIAKGAADGMTNPFKAQIAQNIGNAHWHANFFDQALGPNVGGVVNDVSAELAGNAMSAEEAAELIKEAVDDSL from the coding sequence ATGAAGCGTTTTGCGCTCGCCGCAATGCTGGGACTGGCCTTGGCCATGCCTGTCCAGGCCCAGACCGTGGTGAAACATCTGCACATCACCACCATTCCCGCCGAAGTGGAGCTGATGAATTCCATCGCCGCCGACTTCATGGCGCAGAATCCCGACATCAAGGTCGAACTGCCCTTCCTTGAAAACGAGGCATTCAAGGCCAAGCTGACCACGCTGCTGCAGTCGGCCGATGCGCCGGACGTGTTCCACTCGTGGGGTGGCGGCGTGTTCTACGAGCAGGCTGCTGCCGGCGTGCTGCGCCCGATCGAGGACGTACTGAGCGATGAAGCCAAGGCCAATGTCGGCACAGCCGGCGTGTCCGCCTTCACCGCTCCCGACGGCCACCTCTATGGCGTCGCCCGCGACGTCAGCGAAGTCGTGCTCTGGTACAACAAGACCCTGTTCGAGAAGGCCGGCGTCGATCCGGCCAGCATGTCGACCTGGGATGGTTTCCTGGCCGGCGTGCAGAAATTCAAGGATGCGGGTATCACCCCGATCGCCATCGGCGCCAAGGACAAGTGGCCGGCGCACTTCTGGTGGTCCAAGCTCGTTGTCCGCCTGGCTGGCCAGGAAGGCTTCGAAGCCGCGGCCCGTGGTGAAGGCGACGGCTTTGCCGGCGAGGATTTCGTCAAGGCCGGCGAATATTTCCTGCAGCTTGCTGCGCTCGATCCCTGGCAGGAAGGCTTCCTTGCCGCCACCTATGGCGACGCTTCCGGCTATTTCGGCGATGGCCAGGCCGCCATGCACCTGATGGGCGACTGGGACTACGGCGCCATGAAGGACAACTCGGCCAACAAGGCCGGTATCCCGGACGAAGAACTGGGCATCCTGCCCTTCCCGACCATCGAAGGCGGCAAGGGCGACCCCACCGACACCCTGGGCGGCCTGGGCGGCGTGCTGTTCTCCAAGAACGCCTCCGATGCGGCCATCAAGTGGATCGAGTTCTTCAACAGCCCGGAGAACCAGGCCAAGTATGCCAAGGAAGCCTACTATATCCCGATCGCCAAGGGTGCGGCCGACGGCATGACCAACCCGTTCAAGGCGCAGATCGCCCAGAACATCGGCAACGCCCACTGGCACGCCAACTTCTTCGATCAGGCCCTGGGCCCCAATGTCGGCGGCGTCGTCAACGACGTCTCGGCTGAGCTGGCCGGCAATGCCATGAGCGCTGAAGAAGCTGCCGAGCTGATCAAGGAAGCCGTCGACGACTCGCTCTGA
- a CDS encoding ABC transporter ATP-binding protein, which produces MAELKLRGINKSFGSVPVLHGINLDIADGEFVVFVGPSGCGKSTLLRTISGLEEPSAGQVLIGGEDVTEFDPSERGVAMVFQSYALYPHMTVEQNLGFGLRMGGMPREQVAVRVAEAARTLELNDLLDRKPRQLSGGQRQRVAIGRAIVRQPKAFLFDEPLSNLDAELRVQMRIEIAKLHQELGATMVYVTHDQVEAMTLADKIVVLRAGRIEQQGSPIELYDNPDNIFVAGFIGSPRMNFLAANVVASDGQTVTLQPVDFDGSPVVVRTRGTTAKVGDTVTMGIRPEHFLDAGGTVLTATAQVVEQLGGVSYVYATGRNGAKITVQQKGHSAIPAGAQVNVGIDPAACLAFDAAGQRL; this is translated from the coding sequence ATGGCCGAGCTGAAACTGCGCGGGATCAACAAGAGCTTCGGCAGCGTGCCGGTGCTGCATGGCATTAACCTGGACATTGCCGACGGCGAGTTCGTGGTGTTTGTCGGCCCGTCGGGCTGCGGCAAGTCCACCCTGCTGCGCACCATTTCGGGCCTCGAGGAACCCAGCGCCGGCCAGGTGCTGATCGGGGGCGAGGACGTCACCGAATTCGACCCGTCCGAGCGCGGGGTGGCCATGGTGTTCCAAAGCTATGCGCTCTATCCGCACATGACCGTGGAGCAGAATCTCGGCTTTGGCCTGCGGATGGGCGGCATGCCGCGCGAGCAGGTGGCCGTTCGCGTGGCGGAAGCGGCCCGCACGCTCGAGCTCAACGATCTCCTCGACCGCAAGCCGCGCCAGCTTTCCGGCGGGCAGCGCCAGCGTGTCGCAATCGGCCGCGCCATCGTGCGCCAGCCCAAGGCCTTCCTGTTCGACGAGCCGCTTTCCAACCTCGACGCCGAGCTGCGCGTGCAGATGCGCATCGAGATCGCCAAGCTGCACCAGGAGCTGGGCGCGACCATGGTCTATGTGACGCATGACCAGGTCGAGGCCATGACGCTGGCCGACAAGATCGTGGTGCTGCGCGCTGGCCGCATCGAACAGCAGGGTTCGCCGATCGAGCTCTATGACAATCCCGACAATATCTTCGTGGCCGGGTTCATCGGCTCGCCGCGCATGAATTTCCTGGCGGCCAACGTCGTCGCCAGCGATGGACAGACGGTGACGCTGCAGCCGGTCGATTTCGATGGCAGCCCGGTTGTCGTGCGCACGCGTGGCACCACTGCCAAGGTCGGCGATACAGTGACCATGGGGATCCGGCCCGAGCACTTCCTCGATGCGGGCGGCACGGTACTGACCGCGACTGCCCAGGTGGTCGAGCAGCTCGGTGGCGTCTCCTATGTCTATGCCACGGGTCGCAACGGGGCCAAGATCACCGTACAGCAGAAGGGCCATTCGGCTATCCCGGCCGGCGCGCAGGTCAATGTCGGTATCGACCCAGCTGCTTGCCTCGCCTTCGACGCGGCGGGCCAACGCCTCTAG
- a CDS encoding Gfo/Idh/MocA family protein — MVLRLGVIGAGLKAADYARGWAAMDDVRIVATAEVSAMSRQRFGDTCEAAGALRPAEYDDAEIMLAALQGQMDAVYVSTPHVFHGANALAVIEAGYDLLLEKPMVTTVEEALALVEAEKRTGRTVVIAFQGGLSPLVHDTRDRARRGEFGDLVSVSASIWEGWKTNYAGQWKQNPAISGGGFMFDTGAHMMNTVCVLADAEFARLSAYANNRGIAVDLATAVAARLANGAVVTLNAAGDGPPGCASAITFFYTNAIVRIDAWGKWREISVGGVAEPREEGETRDTPMQTFQAVRDGRLANPSTVANGLRFARLWDAIKLSASRDGEAVSI, encoded by the coding sequence ATGGTGCTGCGGCTGGGTGTTATCGGGGCAGGTTTGAAGGCGGCGGACTATGCCCGCGGCTGGGCGGCGATGGACGATGTGCGCATCGTCGCCACGGCCGAAGTCAGCGCGATGTCGCGTCAGCGTTTCGGCGACACCTGCGAAGCAGCGGGCGCATTGCGGCCAGCCGAATATGACGACGCCGAAATCATGCTGGCCGCGCTCCAGGGCCAGATGGATGCCGTCTATGTGTCGACCCCGCATGTGTTCCACGGCGCCAATGCCCTGGCGGTGATCGAAGCGGGCTATGACCTGCTGCTGGAAAAGCCGATGGTGACGACGGTCGAGGAGGCTCTCGCCCTCGTCGAAGCCGAGAAGCGCACCGGCCGGACCGTGGTCATCGCCTTCCAGGGGGGATTGTCGCCGCTGGTCCACGACACGCGCGACCGGGCGCGGCGGGGTGAATTCGGCGACCTGGTCAGCGTCAGCGCCTCGATCTGGGAGGGCTGGAAGACCAACTATGCCGGCCAGTGGAAGCAGAACCCGGCCATATCGGGCGGCGGGTTCATGTTCGATACCGGCGCGCACATGATGAATACGGTCTGCGTGCTGGCCGACGCCGAGTTCGCCCGGCTTTCGGCCTATGCCAACAATCGCGGCATTGCCGTCGACCTGGCCACTGCCGTGGCGGCCCGCCTGGCCAATGGTGCCGTGGTGACGCTGAATGCCGCTGGCGATGGCCCGCCGGGCTGCGCTTCGGCAATCACCTTCTTTTACACCAACGCCATCGTCCGCATCGATGCCTGGGGGAAGTGGCGGGAAATCAGCGTTGGCGGCGTCGCCGAGCCGCGCGAGGAAGGGGAGACCCGCGATACGCCAATGCAGACCTTCCAGGCCGTGCGGGACGGGCGGCTCGCCAACCCGTCCACGGTGGCCAATGGCCTGCGCTTTGCCCGGCTGTGGGACGCGATCAAGCTGTCCGCCTCGCGCGATGGCGAGGCGGTCAGCATTTAG
- a CDS encoding ATP-binding cassette domain-containing protein, whose amino-acid sequence MEPILKARGLSKRYGKVTALDNCDFDLMPGEILAVIGDNGAGKSSLIKALSGAITPDSGEIFLDGQQVSFNSPIAARLAGVETVYQTLAMSPALSIADNMFMGRELRKPGIMGSLFRQLDRPAMERIAREKLSELGLMTIQNINQAVETLSGGQRQGVAVARAAAFGSKVIILDEPTAALGVKESRRVLDLIQDVRARGIPIILISHNMPHVFEVADRIHVHRLGKRLCVIDPKDYTMSDAVAFMTGAKAAPGLALA is encoded by the coding sequence ATGGAACCCATTCTCAAGGCCCGTGGCCTCTCCAAGCGCTATGGCAAGGTCACCGCGCTCGACAACTGCGACTTCGACCTGATGCCCGGCGAAATCCTGGCTGTCATCGGCGACAATGGCGCCGGCAAGTCGTCGCTGATCAAGGCCCTGTCGGGGGCCATCACTCCCGATAGCGGCGAAATCTTCCTCGACGGGCAGCAGGTGAGCTTCAATTCGCCCATCGCCGCCCGCCTCGCCGGAGTGGAAACCGTCTACCAGACCCTCGCCATGTCGCCGGCTTTGTCGATCGCCGACAACATGTTCATGGGGCGCGAATTGCGCAAACCGGGCATCATGGGGAGCCTGTTCCGCCAGCTCGACCGGCCAGCCATGGAACGGATCGCGCGCGAAAAGCTGAGCGAACTGGGCCTGATGACCATCCAGAACATCAACCAGGCGGTTGAAACCCTGTCGGGCGGCCAGCGCCAGGGCGTTGCGGTGGCCCGCGCGGCTGCCTTCGGTAGCAAGGTCATCATCCTCGATGAACCGACGGCCGCGCTGGGGGTCAAGGAGTCGCGCCGGGTGCTCGACCTGATCCAGGATGTGCGGGCGCGCGGCATCCCCATCATCCTGATCAGCCACAACATGCCGCACGTCTTCGAGGTCGCCGACCGCATCCACGTGCATCGGCTGGGCAAGCGCCTCTGCGTCATCGACCCCAAGGACTATACCATGTCCGACGCGGTGGCCTTCATGACCGGCGCCAAGGCCGCCCCGGGTCTGGCTCTGGCCTAA
- a CDS encoding ABC transporter permease yields the protein MSSDSDLDAASVARTETVATFDHEPTGLLSRLQHALHSSPSLVPLIVLVLSVAIFGALLGGKFFSTFALTLILQQVAIVGIVGAAQSLVILTAGIDLSVGAIMVLSSVVMGQFTFRYGLPPVASIAIGLALGTLVGFINGWLIARIKLPPFIVTLGVWQIALAANFLYSGNETIRAQEIETNAPLLQFFGQTINIGGAVFTYGVIFFVLLVLLLAYVLRHTAWGRHVYAVGDDPDAAELSGVNTRKVLISVYMLSGLICAFAGWALIGRIGSVSPTSGQSANIESITAVVIGGISLFGGRGSILGMLFGALIVGVFSLGLRLLGADAQWTYLLIGALIIAAVAVDQWIRKVSV from the coding sequence ATGTCCAGCGATTCCGATCTGGACGCGGCCAGCGTCGCGCGCACAGAAACCGTCGCCACTTTCGACCATGAGCCGACAGGCCTGCTGTCCCGGCTGCAGCATGCGCTGCATAGTTCGCCATCGCTGGTGCCGCTGATCGTCCTGGTGCTGTCGGTCGCCATCTTCGGCGCGCTGCTTGGCGGCAAGTTCTTTTCCACCTTCGCGCTGACGCTGATCCTGCAACAGGTGGCCATTGTCGGTATTGTGGGCGCCGCGCAATCGCTGGTGATCCTGACCGCCGGCATTGACCTCTCGGTCGGCGCCATCATGGTGCTGAGCTCGGTGGTCATGGGCCAGTTCACCTTCCGCTACGGCCTGCCGCCCGTTGCCTCCATTGCCATCGGCCTGGCCCTGGGCACCCTTGTCGGCTTCATCAATGGCTGGCTCATCGCCCGCATCAAGCTGCCGCCCTTCATCGTGACGCTGGGCGTCTGGCAGATCGCGCTGGCGGCCAACTTCCTTTATTCGGGCAACGAGACCATCCGCGCCCAGGAAATCGAGACCAACGCGCCGCTCCTGCAGTTCTTCGGCCAGACCATCAATATCGGTGGTGCGGTCTTCACCTATGGCGTGATCTTCTTCGTACTATTGGTACTGCTGCTGGCCTATGTACTCCGCCACACCGCCTGGGGCCGGCATGTCTATGCCGTGGGTGACGATCCCGATGCGGCGGAACTCTCCGGCGTCAACACCCGCAAGGTGCTGATCTCGGTCTATATGCTGTCCGGCCTCATCTGCGCTTTTGCCGGCTGGGCCCTGATCGGCCGCATCGGCTCGGTCTCCCCCACCTCGGGCCAGTCGGCCAATATCGAAAGCATCACCGCCGTGGTGATCGGCGGCATCTCGCTGTTCGGGGGCCGCGGCTCGATCCTGGGCATGCTGTTCGGCGCGTTGATCGTGGGCGTGTTCTCGCTCGGCCTGCGCCTGCTCGGTGCCGACGCGCAGTGGACCTACCTGCTCATCGGCGCCCTCATCATTGCCGCCGTGGCGGTGGACCAGTGGATCAGGAAGGTATCGGTCTGA
- a CDS encoding sugar ABC transporter substrate-binding protein, with product MNKLLLSTAMCLAVLSAPAMAQEVSACLITKTDTNPFFVKMREGAEAKAAELGVSLKSFAGKVDGDHETQVAAIETCIADGAKGILITASDTSAIVKSVQQARDAGLLVIALDTPLTPGDAADATFATDNFIAGELIGKWAAGTLGAEAANAKIAMLDLAVSQPTVDVLRDQGFLQGFGIELGDPNKWGDETDPRIVGHDVTAGNEEGGRKAMENLLAKDPMINVVYTINEPSAAGAYEALKSIGREKDVLIVSVDGGCPGVTNVKDGVIGATSQQYPLDMAALGVEAIKTWADNGSKPSPTEGKDFFDTGVKLVTDAPVDGVESIDTTKGAELCWG from the coding sequence ATGAACAAGCTGCTTCTGAGCACGGCAATGTGCCTTGCCGTCCTGTCGGCCCCGGCAATGGCGCAGGAGGTTTCGGCCTGCCTGATCACCAAGACCGACACCAACCCCTTCTTCGTCAAGATGCGCGAAGGCGCCGAGGCCAAGGCCGCCGAGCTGGGCGTGTCGCTCAAGTCCTTCGCCGGCAAGGTGGACGGCGACCATGAAACCCAGGTCGCCGCCATCGAAACCTGCATCGCCGACGGCGCCAAGGGCATCCTGATCACAGCCTCGGACACCTCGGCCATCGTCAAGTCCGTGCAGCAGGCACGCGATGCCGGCCTTTTGGTGATCGCACTCGACACGCCGCTGACCCCCGGCGACGCGGCCGACGCCACTTTCGCCACCGACAATTTCATTGCCGGTGAACTGATCGGCAAGTGGGCTGCCGGCACGCTTGGTGCCGAAGCCGCCAATGCCAAGATCGCCATGCTCGACCTCGCCGTCAGCCAGCCTACGGTCGACGTCCTCCGCGACCAGGGCTTCCTCCAGGGCTTCGGCATCGAGCTTGGCGATCCCAATAAGTGGGGCGATGAAACCGACCCGCGCATCGTCGGCCACGATGTTACCGCCGGCAACGAGGAAGGTGGCCGCAAGGCCATGGAAAACCTGCTCGCCAAGGATCCGATGATCAACGTCGTCTACACGATCAACGAGCCTTCCGCTGCCGGCGCCTATGAGGCGCTCAAGTCGATCGGCCGCGAGAAGGACGTGCTGATCGTCTCGGTCGACGGTGGCTGCCCCGGCGTCACCAATGTCAAGGACGGCGTGATCGGCGCCACTTCCCAGCAATACCCGCTCGACATGGCGGCCCTGGGCGTCGAGGCCATCAAGACTTGGGCCGACAATGGCAGCAAGCCTAGCCCGACCGAAGGCAAGGATTTCTTCGACACCGGCGTCAAGCTCGTGACCGACGCGCCGGTCGATGGCGTGGAATCCATTGACACCACCAAGGGTGCGGAGCTCTGCTGGGGCTAA